The following is a genomic window from Anopheles aquasalis chromosome 3, idAnoAquaMG_Q_19, whole genome shotgun sequence.
CATAACGGGacggtccatgaacggccgtttgtacaaagaagaatgcctggaaaagatcattctacttTTTATTAAGTATCTTAAAGGTCGCGTTAACCTCTGGCCAAACTTGGCAAGCAGcccagagatcataaattacagcacagagatcataaattggcatcgaaacaacagcattgatttcataccaaaaaccTCTAATCCACCAAATTGGCCATAGTTATTTTGGGCTATTATGGAACATAAactaaagaaacattttacacTGTTTAAAACAAACTGTAATgaacaaatggtgggaaaaaaatggccaatgagtgatactactgtgtcacgaaagtaagatgACTGGGTACGGTATTTGGTCGTgtgaacgatttttttaattctagTATTTTTTGTAAGTTTTCAGAACTTTGATTGACATTCATGCCTAGTTTAACGTCAAAATAATGAATAgtatttgagatatgattttttttttgtgaagtactaaaagcgaattcttcgttttttgatGTTTCGAAATTTATTGAGCATAGAActtgcataaaatttggtttcCGGATAGGTAAgaaatgatgcagaaagcctTTGGTCACTACGccaagataaataaaaaatatttacaaGTGAGAAAAAGACTTCCAGGATggtcaggaacgtgttgaagacaAAGAAACGTCTTAGGTGACCATCAAACGTCAATAGACAAGCCTCACGCTCAACAAATCCACAGTTTGGCGTTAAAAAACCGTCAATTAACAATtagagaccttgctgatgatTTTGAGATATTCGTATAGTtcgtcaattacattttgaaacatGTTTAAGACCTCAAACGCGTCAGAACTCGACTGTTACCGTTGATACCAGCGACTGGCATTGGTTTTCCGTGGCATTTTCCGTGACAATGTGTTGTCAAGTTTCCGACATACGCCTTATAAATCCGAGTAACCTACGACCAATAATATTGTGCAATAATTAAGGTGCGACACATTTCATTCCACCTCATAAAAACCCGATATCAGACGAGGGCGTAGCGGTATTAGTCGGGGGACTTGGCGTGGCAGattaaaaaccaattttcGACCAAAGACTAAAACCACAAGCCACCACCTTATCGCGATAAACCACCCGAAAACCTTCTCGGTATCGAAGTCGGTTCTTCCTATCTCAGCTGGTCTTCAGGCACTACAGTTTGCAATCGCACCTCGATCCGGGTGCACGCGTCAGCCAGACAGAACCCACGAGATCACGATGAGAACATTCGGCACGGTGACCCTTCTGgccctgctggtggccgttgcCTCAGCAGCGCGCTTCGAGGGAACAATCGATTGGAGTCAGGTACGACCGTTGGCTGAGTTTCCTCACATTGCCGCCCGTATCGAGCAGCTCAAGAGTGCCGAGTATCGagccgtgcaccgtgcaccatcaTCTCGTATCGTCGGAGGATCGATTGCAAGCGCTGGACAGATTCCTTATCAGGTATGGCGCGGAGACAAGTTCAGATTCCAGTATCCGCAGTATCTATTTCCTCCACAAAATAGGCAGCCGTTCTGGCCAATATCGATGGTGGACAGGCGctctgtggtggtgtgttgctgtCGGCCATCTACGTCCTTACTGCGGGTGTTTGCGTCGATGGTGCATCCGGTGGTGTCGTCGTTCTCGGGGCCCAGAATCTACAGAACGAACAGGAAGCGGGTCAGGTCCGGTTAACGTTCACCGCTGGTGATGTCCGAGTGCACGAAGAGTTTCTGGCCGTCATCTTCCGCAACAATGTGGCCGTCATTCGACTATCGCAACCGGTCACGTTCAGTGATCGTATTCAACCGGTTCGCTTACCGGGCGCTACCGATACTCGCACGTTTGCCGGAATGCTGGGCACGGTCAGTGGTTTCGGGCGTACGTCCGATGCCAGTACCTCGTTCTCCGATGTGCTACGCTACGTCCGCAATCCCATCATGACCAACGCGGACTGCTTCGAGACGGCCTGGGGTGGACTGATCGATGCGCAGAAGCTTTGCCTTCAGTTCCTCAACACGCAGGCACCGTGTGAGGGTGATATCGGTGGTCCGTTGACCGTTGTGGACGCCGGTAGCACCCTGCTGGTCGGCATGTactcgttcggttcggtgctggGCTGTGAGGTCGATTGGCCGACCGCCTTCGTTCGCATCACCTTCTACCGCCAGTGGATCGTCGCCAACACCGACGTAACGGTGGCCTAAACCGTTCCCAGGTGGCGGTGTTATGATGAGCAGCACGGATTATCAAATATTATTAGGGCGCAATAAACAACACAGctcaccgggaaccggggttGATAAGATATACTGCCACCGGTGTCTAGCGGCGTGATCGTGGCACCGATGGTGACGGAGTAGAGTgatgaaatgataataaatttgTGCGATCAATCGTGAGCATCCTGTTCTTGATGCGAATTTCATAATATTCCATAGACAGATGCCAATTTTTGTGCCTGTTTTCTTATGTTTGCTAATTTCTTATTCCCTTTCGAAAGAATCGGGCTGATGATTATGaaaatcgtttcttttttcgccaGGATAGCTTTAGTAATCGATGTGTTGtacaaaaatgaaccaaaaactTAAAATTTAATGGTTGTTAATTAAGAAATgcccgttgccgttggtttATTCTTACACTCGATACAAATTTTGGATCGATGGAACGGATCTCTTTGTGGATTTCCACCTATTATCTACCAGAATTTCTACCGTGGAAATCCGAATAATTttggaggaaatgaaaattgccaTGGACATCGGAAATGAAGGTGTTGTTACATGGTTCTAAAAAAATTGTGACCTGCAACAAAAATTCGTATGAAAAGAGTACAAGTGACCCTCGACTTGGGAGCATGATCGTTTactttggaaaatatttactgatgaagaagaaatgtAGGAAATATGGAAATGCACATCGTGACGATTTCATTAATTCTAGTGCTGTGCAATAATAAAGAACAATGAATCAAACTGATACGATACGATACTCTAGGAATAATAGCCCTTGAGTATTCTTGTTGCGCGTGTATCGGATTATCGCAGTTTTAAACATCAGACGCTATTCGCTGTAAAAATCTTTTTATTAATTATAGGTTCTCATTGCTAATCaaaaaaggagagagggaTAGTatactttttttcattttgtatAATCACGTGTTTAAGTTTCTGGCACGTGCAATTCTTTATTTCACCGTTCAATTTTGAATTATTAAACCCCTAAAGTTATGCAACGCTTTCGTAACGCAGTATAACGCATTCCGCTGCGTAACGCTTATTCCAACGGCTGTCACTTTTTGAATCTCACGGATCAAAACAAACGTGCGCGGTACGCTTGGCTTGGATAGAAAAAGGGATATTTCTCTGtgaaaatgatagaaaaagGTAATAAAACAATCGCTCGCAGTAAAAAACTTCACTAATAATGATCACCTCTTTGCAGTCGATTCTGTGTACCGGACGAACATGCAAACATCCAAAACGCTTGAGGAACTCCGGGCGCTGAGTAAGTTCCGTCGATCATTCGCACTTCGGCGTATCGTTAACCTGCTTCTCCCCTTAACATCGGATACAGATGGCCGGAACGAGAAACTGCTGGCCGATTTCGGCATCGACGTGTTCTCGTTGAAAGACCCGGTGTcagagctgctggagcagttTGCCCAGATACGCCAGTACACCGGACTGGGAGTCGAGCGGCCCGACCTGTCCTTCCTGGACGAGTTCCTACAGCAGCGCGAGGCCAGACGGCTAGAGGCAAAGCTACAGTCGATCCAACTGCGATCCGAAATCGAAGCTCTACAGAACGCAGTCGAATGTGtcgagaaagaaacaaaacaactggAATGCTTTCTGGAGGAAAGTGAGGCGTTGGTCACGACCGGCGATCAGTACGAAAAGCGACATGCCTTGCTGGAGAAGAGCATCGAGCAAATCAAGGGCCGTCAGGTAAGAAGAAGCTACTATAAAACCACCAAGAAACCCCCGCGAATACTGAGGCAAACTCGTGGTGCTAATAACATCTACTTTCACTTCGTTTTACAGAAAGCCGTCTCGAACCTGTCGAACGAGATCGATCTGGATGAGCTGATCGCCAATGTGCGTCTGCTGGAGGAGGAAACTGCTTCGCGCCGGAATGAGAACTGAACCGGAATGTTCGTGAGGGGATTTGTAGGCTGCGTGTAACAGAgaacaaacaaataacaattCATGCT
Proteins encoded in this region:
- the LOC126578313 gene encoding uncharacterized protein LOC126578313 yields the protein MIEKVDSVYRTNMQTSKTLEELRALNGRNEKLLADFGIDVFSLKDPVSELLEQFAQIRQYTGLGVERPDLSFLDEFLQQREARRLEAKLQSIQLRSEIEALQNAVECVEKETKQLECFLEESEALVTTGDQYEKRHALLEKSIEQIKGRQKAVSNLSNEIDLDELIANVRLLEEETASRRNEN
- the LOC126578299 gene encoding brachyurin-like, with translation MRTFGTVTLLALLVAVASAARFEGTIDWSQVRPLAEFPHIAARIEQLKSAEYRAVHRAPSSRIVGGSIASAGQIPYQAAVLANIDGGQALCGGVLLSAIYVLTAGVCVDGASGGVVVLGAQNLQNEQEAGQVRLTFTAGDVRVHEEFLAVIFRNNVAVIRLSQPVTFSDRIQPVRLPGATDTRTFAGMLGTVSGFGRTSDASTSFSDVLRYVRNPIMTNADCFETAWGGLIDAQKLCLQFLNTQAPCEGDIGGPLTVVDAGSTLLVGMYSFGSVLGCEVDWPTAFVRITFYRQWIVANTDVTVA